A window from Pokkaliibacter sp. MBI-7 encodes these proteins:
- the glf gene encoding UDP-galactopyranose mutase, whose protein sequence is MKPFDVIVVGAGISGAVIAERMASQLDLSVLVIDQRSHIGGNCFDELDADGIRIHRYGPHLFHTDRENVWQYLSQFTRWQPYEHRVLASIDGELVPIPFNLTSIERCFPEEKAQRMISALIARFGEEARVPILELRKEADPLLAELADFIYQKAFVNYTSKQWGVAPEAISPAVTARVPVVVSRDDRYFIDPWQALPADGYTAMFSAMLAQPGIELRLNTSMSEVLRFDWEHKQIYWREAGEESLFAGKVIYTGMIDQLFAADQGGLRYRSLRFDFVRKNQSWWQPATTVNYPNDHDYTRITEFRHLMQSEPAAQATTVVYEFPKEFDPATGDEPYYPVFTDEGQRRFKDYAERAQSISQLHCLGRLAQYKYFDMDDAVANALETYDRLRIAYA, encoded by the coding sequence ATGAAACCCTTTGATGTCATCGTGGTTGGTGCCGGCATATCTGGTGCCGTCATTGCCGAACGCATGGCCAGCCAGCTTGACCTGAGCGTGTTGGTGATTGATCAGCGCAGTCACATCGGTGGTAACTGCTTTGATGAGCTGGACGCTGATGGCATCCGTATTCATCGCTACGGGCCACACCTCTTCCATACCGACCGAGAAAATGTCTGGCAATACCTCTCTCAGTTCACCCGCTGGCAACCCTACGAGCATCGTGTGCTCGCCAGTATCGATGGAGAGCTGGTGCCGATTCCCTTCAACCTCACCAGTATTGAACGCTGCTTTCCTGAAGAGAAAGCGCAGAGGATGATTAGCGCCCTGATCGCACGTTTTGGTGAAGAGGCGCGGGTGCCTATTCTTGAGCTGCGTAAAGAGGCCGATCCGCTGCTGGCAGAGCTGGCGGATTTTATCTATCAGAAAGCTTTTGTGAACTACACCAGTAAGCAGTGGGGTGTGGCGCCAGAGGCTATTTCTCCTGCGGTGACGGCGCGTGTGCCGGTGGTGGTGAGCCGTGATGATCGTTACTTCATCGACCCCTGGCAGGCGCTACCGGCTGACGGCTATACGGCGATGTTTAGTGCGATGCTTGCTCAGCCTGGTATCGAGTTACGCCTGAACACCTCCATGAGTGAAGTGCTGCGTTTTGACTGGGAGCACAAGCAGATTTATTGGCGAGAAGCCGGAGAGGAGTCGCTCTTTGCTGGGAAGGTGATTTACACCGGCATGATTGATCAGCTCTTTGCTGCCGATCAGGGGGGCCTGCGTTATCGCTCCCTGCGCTTTGACTTTGTGCGCAAGAATCAGTCGTGGTGGCAACCTGCGACTACAGTAAATTACCCTAATGATCATGACTACACCCGCATCACCGAATTTCGCCATCTGATGCAGTCTGAGCCTGCTGCACAAGCCACAACTGTGGTCTACGAGTTCCCGAAAGAGTTTGACCCTGCGACGGGGGATGAGCCGTATTACCCTGTTTTTACCGATGAAGGGCAGCGGCGATTTAAAGATTACGCAGAGCGTGCTCAGTCTATTTCGCAGCTGCACTGTCTGGGGCGCCTGGCTCAGTACAAATACTTCGATATGGATGATGCCGTGGCTAATGCGCTGGAGACATATGATCGATTGAGAATAGCGTATGCCTAA
- a CDS encoding glycosyltransferase family A protein: MSELPLVQVLLPVFNSEDYIEACLDSLLQQTYKNFSVLILDDCSNDATAAKILPYLKDERFHISQNDKNIGIIPSRNILLAAATAEFIAFMDADDICMPDRLAEQVSYMVSHSDIAVVGSWYKRFGANDGEVRPPTDPVKIKAALKLDNVVCNPSVLIRREIIVKGGFLFDIAYQGAADYKFFYDIAQHHMISNLPMFLLAYRTHAKQESSLNNDRQKKAHAKVVENAWADMGVDIMFSTLQPLVWPHQASSESLLSAGRCVANTCEKSLLTDRMLEGEIKAFIELRLKSFCRQHGIKGLIAYLRTLGFRQLVKGRNMGLSFTCDCIKKQFLH; the protein is encoded by the coding sequence ATGAGTGAATTGCCACTGGTTCAAGTGCTTCTGCCGGTTTTTAATTCAGAGGATTATATCGAAGCTTGCCTTGACTCTTTGCTTCAGCAAACCTATAAAAATTTTTCCGTCCTTATTCTGGATGATTGCTCGAATGATGCCACAGCGGCAAAGATTCTCCCTTATCTTAAAGATGAACGATTTCATATTTCGCAGAATGATAAGAATATAGGGATTATTCCTTCACGTAATATTTTGCTGGCGGCAGCAACGGCAGAATTTATCGCTTTTATGGATGCAGATGATATCTGTATGCCTGACAGGCTGGCTGAACAAGTCAGTTATATGGTGAGTCATTCCGACATTGCTGTAGTGGGCAGCTGGTACAAGCGATTTGGCGCTAATGACGGAGAAGTGCGTCCGCCAACAGACCCAGTGAAGATTAAGGCGGCGCTTAAGCTGGATAATGTAGTCTGTAACCCCTCTGTGTTGATTCGCCGTGAAATTATTGTAAAAGGTGGTTTTTTGTTTGATATAGCGTATCAGGGGGCTGCTGATTACAAATTTTTTTACGACATTGCTCAGCATCACATGATTTCAAATCTTCCGATGTTTCTGCTCGCTTATCGTACACATGCAAAGCAGGAAAGTAGTCTGAATAATGACCGGCAAAAAAAAGCCCATGCAAAGGTGGTTGAGAATGCATGGGCGGATATGGGAGTGGACATAATGTTCAGTACCTTACAGCCGCTGGTTTGGCCGCATCAGGCCTCCTCTGAGTCATTACTTTCTGCCGGGCGCTGCGTAGCCAATACATGTGAAAAGTCATTACTCACTGATCGGATGTTAGAAGGTGAAATAAAAGCGTTTATTGAGTTAAGACTCAAGAGTTTCTGCCGACAACATGGTATCAAAGGGCTGATTGCTTACCTGCGAACCTTGGGTTTCAGACAGCTTGTGAAAGGTCGAAATATGGGCCTTAGTTTCACATGCGATTGCATCAAAAAACAATTTCTACATTGA
- a CDS encoding NAD-dependent epimerase/dehydratase family protein: MKTIVFGGDGFCGWPTSLYLSEQGHDVMIVDNLSRRRIDEELNASSLTPIVSLDERVSAWREVSGKTISVQYLDLALDYEKVVSLLKEWRPDAVVHFAEQRAAPYSMKSPRHKIYTVNNNLNATHNLCNAIVESGQDIHLVHLGTMGVYGYGTAGMKIPEGYLQVELANGATAEFLYPANPGSIYHMTKCQDQLFFFYYNKNDKLRVTDLHQGIVWGTQTEQTKRDERLINRFDYDGDYGTVLNRFLMQSSAGYPLSVHGTGGQTRAFIHIRDTVRCVEIALSHPPAKGERVKVYNQLTETHRVRDLAQMISQMTGAEISYLHNPRNEAPENDLYASNDCFLRDGLKPTLLSEGLMEEVMDIAQKYIQRADLSKIPCVSTWVAEHHDSK, from the coding sequence ATGAAAACTATCGTTTTCGGCGGTGATGGCTTTTGCGGTTGGCCGACCTCTTTATATCTCTCTGAACAGGGCCACGATGTCATGATCGTGGACAACCTCTCCCGTCGTCGCATTGATGAAGAGCTCAATGCCTCGTCATTAACACCTATTGTGTCCCTGGATGAGCGCGTTAGCGCGTGGCGTGAGGTGTCGGGGAAGACGATCAGTGTTCAGTATCTTGACCTCGCTCTGGACTACGAAAAGGTTGTCAGCCTGCTGAAAGAGTGGCGGCCAGACGCTGTAGTGCATTTTGCGGAGCAGCGTGCGGCACCTTATTCAATGAAGAGTCCGCGGCATAAAATTTATACGGTTAACAACAACCTGAATGCTACCCATAATCTGTGTAACGCGATTGTTGAGTCGGGGCAGGATATCCATCTCGTGCATTTGGGCACGATGGGCGTATACGGATATGGCACGGCAGGGATGAAAATCCCGGAAGGATACCTGCAGGTTGAGCTGGCAAACGGTGCAACAGCAGAGTTCCTTTATCCAGCTAATCCCGGCAGCATCTATCACATGACTAAATGTCAGGATCAGTTGTTTTTCTTTTATTACAACAAGAATGACAAGCTCCGTGTGACTGATCTTCATCAGGGCATCGTCTGGGGGACCCAGACTGAGCAGACAAAGCGGGATGAGCGTTTAATTAATCGTTTTGACTACGATGGCGATTATGGAACGGTGCTGAATCGTTTTCTGATGCAAAGTTCTGCAGGGTATCCACTGTCCGTGCATGGTACTGGTGGCCAGACCCGCGCCTTTATTCACATCCGTGATACGGTGCGCTGTGTGGAAATTGCACTGTCTCATCCGCCTGCAAAAGGCGAGCGCGTCAAGGTCTATAACCAGTTAACGGAAACCCACCGTGTTCGTGATCTGGCTCAGATGATTTCGCAGATGACCGGTGCCGAGATCAGCTATCTTCACAATCCGCGTAATGAAGCGCCTGAAAATGATTTGTATGCCTCCAATGACTGCTTTCTGCGCGATGGCCTCAAGCCAACGTTGTTGAGTGAAGGTTTGATGGAGGAGGTTATGGATATTGCTCAGAAATATATCCAGCGGGCTGATTTGTCGAAAATTCCCTGTGTGTCTACCTGGGTAGCGGAGCATCATGACAGCAAATAA
- a CDS encoding glycosyltransferase family 2 protein, with protein sequence MPKVSVVLPVFNAAPYLNQCIDSILGQTLEDLELVIVDDGSADESAEIAKSYLDKDCRVRFLQNQENMGLISILNKAPEICQGDYIARMDADDWSVPERLLLQCNYLDANPHIDVVGSWIALFGSRNEVWHYRAQNDFIKALLLFKNNGMPNNSIVVRRPLLERFKYDSSYIHVEDAEFWTRVMIEMPEVRYANIPRVLTHYRIHNSQVSETHKHIQQFQYQRIVRRLVEYLVGPVTEEEWLCHWALIEDTALDLVVIARWTNKLITAYQEKIGNGDYAIEEKWLNLCVKRNRLADVRRLVNMPQNFFFIKEREVDIHE encoded by the coding sequence ATGCCTAAGGTTTCTGTTGTTTTGCCCGTATTTAATGCCGCACCCTACCTTAATCAGTGTATTGACAGCATTCTCGGTCAAACGCTTGAGGATCTTGAGCTTGTTATTGTCGATGACGGCTCTGCAGATGAGTCTGCGGAAATTGCGAAGTCATATCTGGATAAAGATTGTCGGGTGAGGTTTCTGCAGAATCAGGAAAATATGGGGCTAATTAGCATACTGAACAAAGCGCCTGAGATATGTCAGGGTGACTATATTGCCCGAATGGATGCCGATGACTGGTCAGTGCCAGAGCGCTTGTTGCTGCAATGTAATTATCTGGATGCCAACCCTCATATAGATGTTGTAGGTTCATGGATTGCCTTGTTTGGTAGCCGGAATGAGGTGTGGCACTACAGGGCGCAAAACGACTTCATTAAAGCCCTTCTGTTATTTAAAAATAATGGCATGCCCAATAACTCTATTGTTGTTCGCCGGCCACTGTTAGAACGTTTTAAATATGACTCCTCATACATTCATGTCGAGGATGCCGAGTTCTGGACGCGAGTGATGATCGAGATGCCAGAAGTCCGGTATGCAAATATTCCCCGAGTGCTTACTCACTATCGGATTCACAATTCTCAGGTAAGTGAAACCCACAAGCATATACAGCAGTTTCAGTATCAAAGAATCGTCAGGCGTCTGGTGGAGTATCTGGTTGGCCCTGTGACAGAGGAGGAGTGGTTATGCCACTGGGCGCTCATTGAAGATACCGCATTAGATCTGGTGGTCATTGCTCGATGGACTAATAAGTTAATCACGGCATACCAGGAAAAGATCGGAAATGGGGATTATGCTATCGAGGAAAAGTGGCTGAATCTTTGCGTTAAAAGAAATCGGTTGGCTGATGTTCGGCGGCTGGTGAATATGCCTCAGAATTTTTTCTTTATAAAAGAAAGGGAAGTCGATATTCATGAGTGA